One window of the Drosophila gunungcola strain Sukarami chromosome 3L unlocalized genomic scaffold, Dgunungcola_SK_2 000009F, whole genome shotgun sequence genome contains the following:
- the LOC128259657 gene encoding LOW QUALITY PROTEIN: tyramine/octopamine receptor (The sequence of the model RefSeq protein was modified relative to this genomic sequence to represent the inferred CDS: deleted 2 bases in 1 codon) codes for MPSAHQILFVNVTTTVAAAALTAAAAVSTAKSGSGDATRPYTNTDADADAMGVGVEAQTVSNISGSLVEGLTTVAAALSTTPAEADSGGECGGEVEELHTSVLGLQLAVPEWEALLTALVLSVIIVLTIIGNILVILSVFTYKPLRIVQNFFIVSLAVADLTVALLVLPFNVAYSILGRWEFGIHLCKLWLTCDVLCCTSSILNLCAIALDRYWAITDPINYAQKRTVGRVLLLISGVWLLSLLISSPPLIGWNDWPDEFTSATPCELTSQRGYVIYSSLGSFFIPLAIMTIVYIEIFVATRRRLRERAKANKLNTMALKSAELEPMTNSSPAAASASASGSKSRLLASWLCCGRDRAQFATPMIQNDQESISSETHQPQQPHEGSKTRAGSQSHGDPQQQQQQQQQQHVVVLVKKSRRAKIKDSIKHGKARGGRKSQSSSTCEPHGEQQLLPSSGGGGGGGGGGGGADGCRTGGGKSDAEISTESGSDPKGCIQVCVTQADEQTSLKLTPPQSSTGAATVSATPLQKKPSGVNQFIEEKQKISLSKERRAARTLGIIMGVFVICWLPFFLMYVILPFCQSCCPTNKFKNFITWLGYINSGLNPVIYTIFNLDYRRAFKRLLGLN; via the exons ATGCCATCGGCGCATCAGATCCTGTTCGTAAATGTCACCACaacggtggcggcggcggctctAACCGCTGCGGCCGCCGTCAGCACCGCAAAATCCGGTAGCGGCGATGCCACACGTCCGTATACGAAtacggatgcggatgcggatgcgatg ggtgtgggtgtggaaGCGCAGACAGTGTCCAACATATCCGGCTCGCTGGTGGAGGGCCTGACCACCGTGGCGGCGGCACTGAGCACGACTCCGGCGGAAGCGGACTCCGGCGGAGAGTGCGGCGGAGAGGTGGAGGAGCTGCACACCAGCGTGTTGGGCCTGCAGCTGGCGGTGCCGGAGTGGGAGGCCCTGCTGACCGCCCTGGTGCTGTCGGTCATCATCGTGCTGACCATCATCGGGAACATCCTGGTGATCCTGAGCGTGTTCACCTACAAGCCGCTGCGCATTGTCCAGAACTTCTTCATCGTGTCGCTGGCGGTGGCCGATCTCACGGTGGCCCTGCTGGTGCTGCCCTTCAACGTGGCCTACTCGATCCTGGGCCGCTGGGAGTTTGGCATCCATCTGTGCAAGTTGTGGCTCACCTGCGACGTCCTGTGCTGCACCAGCTCCATCCTGAACCTGTGCGCCATCGCCCTGGACCGCTACTGGGCCATCACGGACCCCATCAACTACGCCCAGAAGCGGACCGTCGGCCGCGTCCTGCTGCTCATCTCCGGTGTGTGGCTGCTCTCGCTGCTCATCAGCAGTCCGCCGCTGATCGGCTGGAACGACTGGCCGGACGAGTTCACCAGTGCCACACCCTGCGAGCTGACCTCGCAGCGCGGCTACGTCATCTACTCCTCGCTGGGCTCCTTCTTCATTCCGCTGGCCATCATGACCATCGTCTACATCGAGATCTTCGTGGCCACGCGGCGGCGCCTGCGCGAGCGGGCCAAGGCCAACAAGCTCAACACGATGGCGCTCAAGTCCGCCGAGCTGGAGCCCATGACCAATTCCTCACCTGCCGCCGCCTCCGCTTCCGCCTCCGGCTCCAAGTCGCGGCTCCTGGCCAGCTGGCTATGCTGCGGCAGGGATCGCGCCCAGTTCGCCACGCCCATGATCCAGAACGACCAGGAGAGCATCAGCAGCGAGACCCAccagccgcagcagccgcaCGAGGGCTCCAAAACGAGGGCGGGATCCCAGAGCCACGGCgatccgcagcagcagcagcagcagcagcagcagcagcacgtGGTCGTGCTGGTCAAGAAGTCGCGGCGCGCCAAGATCAAGGACTCGATCAAGCACGGCAAGGCCAGAGGCGGTCGAAAGTCGCAGTCCTCGTCCACCTGCGAGCCGCACGGCGAACAGCAGCTCCTGCCCTCCAGCGGGGGCGgtggagggggagggggagggggaggaggAGCGGATGGCTGCAGGACCGGCGGAGGGAAGTCCGACGCCGAGATCAGCACGGAAAGTGGCAGCGATCCCAAGGGTTGCATACAG GTCTGTGTGACCCAGGCGGACGAGCAGACTTCCctcaaactgaccccgccgcAATCCTCGACGGGGGCAGCCACCGTTTCCGCCAcgccgctgcagaagaagccCAGCGGAGTGAACCAGTTCATCGAGGAGAAGCAGAAGATATCGCTGTCGAAGGAGCGCCGCGCGGCCCGCACCCTGGGCATCATCATGGGCGTCTTCGTCATCTGCTGGCTGCCCTTCTTCCTCATGTACGTCATCCTGCCCTTCTGCCAGAGCTGCTGCCCCACGAACAAGTTCAAGAACTTCATCACCTGGCTGGGCTACATCAACTCCGGTCTCAACCCGGTCATCTACACCATCTTCAACCTGGACTACCGGAGGGCTTTCAAGCGGCTGCTGGGCCTGAACTGA
- the LOC128259653 gene encoding uncharacterized protein LOC128259653, whose product MSTARNSADPADLALLVGSNNNSGGRSRSGGTPRKYNTAGAPSSIRMCPASNVNNNQGQKQLSSICQRVQAGHKLMIIMRGPPGSGKSTLAESLLRQAHLLERHKVRDFVLSTDDYFWTRHGYEFNPTLLPAAHEWNQRRVREKAASGWSPIFVDNTNTMVWEMQPYVQTAVRHGYVLELLEPQTSWSRSASKLAQKNTHQVPRESIQRMLERYERTTAGDLIQLLKETKYTVDLPQLRQHPPLPAVPVVTKFEENKSLEASVPAAEQHTYKLNANAQSWVPYEQGAPSYWSQTADSADSGDSVVPEALAAHATSTCEVSLVELLRGEKKTEEALPKADSSEAKRFQKHCLDCRNEPRGFALLRQMYPNKELTGLWDLFVKCQADVDWAVDILLKEDELKTATGSDQFGTEDTVSSEEAVEFQCDCDKSVRSQESPVRTPPPLNSSPTLPASKPLNASKPQRQPRCKRISAPTNKELQQQIQNCFVLGDEQYSEHTRKIRDIRNGILDQPVGPKLPEALEEADQEEPEEQDPEDNTLLEMDLGAMLIEQLRAQFQTDDEMLPPEQELPAATKIFVPRQLAKQLYMLWMEAVYNQQEEQRQQTLRDDEQFARLLKHPEYAECSESPSNVGELLDMELAWSIYNSEQLAAKQAAELTARKQPPNDIATHLTKMKLCETFPDIPSDTVLEIFAATGSNYGQTVEVLDSNVQSALSGAELYEQALREGVKLSEQVALEEQKQKQVHQNSSGQGQGQRTSSSSSTTGRSPLLHEEAKCAALRDFEETRNMAAHHSQLKAECYLKAKQAVQRGNGSVALYYSEIAKLHKQKIDVFNQRAANCIMEVHRHTQNNPDLLDLHYLHTVEAISCLDLFLDRHITVLRNSTRVYKHVFIITGRGLHSANGVSTIKNRVKSRLGERRLRWQEVNPGLLRVKVFSASRHSKNF is encoded by the exons ATGTCGACGGCGCGGAATTCCGCTGACCCAGCGGATCTGGCGCTCTTGGTgggcagcaataacaacagtGGCGGCCGCAGCCGAAGCGGCGGTACGCCCAGGAAATACAACACCGCCGGGGCTCCGAGCTCCATCAGAATGTGCCCCGCCAGCAATGTGAACAACAACCAGGGCCAAAAGCAGCTCAGCTCGATCTGCCAGCGGGTGCAGGCGGGCCACAAGCTGATGATCATCATGCGAGGTCCTCCGGGAAGTGGAAAAAGCACTCTGGCCGAATCTCTGCTGCGTCAGGCCCACCTGCTCGAGCGGCACAAAGTGCGCGACTTCGTCCTCAGCACGGACGACTACTTCTGGACGCGCCATGGGTACGAGTTCAATCCCACCCTGCTGCCAGCCGCCCACGAGTGGAACCAGCGCCGAGTGCGCGAGAAAGCCGCCAGCGGCTGGAGCCCCATCTTCGTGGACAACACCAACACGATGGTGTGGGAAATGCAGCCCTACGTCCAGACCGCCGTGCGCCACGGCTATGTCCTCGAGCTGCTTGAGCCGCAGACCAGCTGGAGCAGGTCTGCCAGCAAACTGGCGCAGAAGAACACCCACCAGGTCCCACGGGAGAGCATACAGCGCATGCTGGAGCGCTACGAGCGCACCACTGCGGGGGACCTCATCCAG TTATTGAAGGAGACAAAGTACACTGTGGACCTGCCACAACTGCGTCAGCATCCGCCTCTTCCTGCCGTGCCTGTCGTCACCAAATTTGAGGAGAACAAGTCCTTGGAAGCCTCGGTGCCAGCGGCAGAGCAACATACCTATAAGCTGAATGCCAATGCCCAGAGCTGGGTGCCCTACGAACAGGGAGCGCCATCCTACTGGTCCCAGACAGCGGATTCAGCTGATTCAGGAGACTCGGTGGTTCCAGAAGCATTGGCTGCTCATGCTACATCAACGTGCGAAGTATCGCTTGTTGAGCTTCTTCGGGGAGAGAAAAAAACGGAGGAGGCGCTACCGAAAGCGGATTCCAGTGAGGCAAAGCGTTTTCAGAAACACTGCTTAGACTGCCGCAATGAGCCCAGAGGCTTTGCTCTTCTGCGCCAGATGTATCCCAACAAAGAGTTGACGGGCCTCTGGGATCTGTTTGTCAAGTGCCAGGCCGACGTGGACTGGGCCGTCGATATTCTGCTCAAGGAGGACGAGCTCAAGACCGCAACGGGATCGGATCAGTTCGGGACAGAGGATACCGTGAGCAGCGAGGAGGCGGTGGAGTTCCAATGCGACTGCGACAAGTCGGTGCGGAGCCAGGAGTCTCCAGTGCGCACTCCACCTCCTCTCAACTCGTCTCCCACTCTGCCAGCCTCTAAGCCTTTAAACGCATCCAAACCGCAGCGCCAGCCTCGCTGCAAACGCATTTCGGCGCCCACTAACAAGGAGTTACAGCAGCAAATCCAGAATTGCTTTGTGTTGG GCGACGAACAATACTCGGAGCACACTCGCAAAATCCGCGACATCCGTAATGGGATTCTGGATCAACCCGTTGGGCCCAAATTGCCAGAGGCGCTCGAAGAAGCGGACCAGGAAGAGCCGGAGGAGCAGGACCCTGAAGACAATACTCTGCTGGAAATGGATCTGGGTGCCATGCTTATCGAACAGCTGCGCGCCCAGTTCCAAACGGACGACGAGATGTTGCCGCCGGAACAGGAACTGCCCGCCGCCACAAAAATATTCGTACCGCGCCAACTGGCCAAGCAGCTATACATGCTGTGGATGGAGGCAGTGTACAaccagcaggaggagcagcgcCAGCAGACTTTGCGTGATGACGAGCAGTTCGCCCGCTTGCTCAAGCACCCGGAGTACGCTGAGTGCAGCGAGTCCCCGAGCAACGTGGGCGAGCTGCTGGACATGGAGCTGGCCTGGAGCATCTACAACAGCGAGCAGCTGGCCGCCAAGCAGGCAGCTGAGTTGACCGCCCGCAAGCAGCCGCCCAACGATATTGCCACCCACCTGACCAAGATGAAGCTGTGCGAGACGTTCCCCGACATCCCCAGCGACACGGTGCTCGAAATCTTTGCGGCCACTGGCAGTAACTATGGCCAAACAGTGGAGGTCTTGGACAGCAACGTGCAAAGTGCGCTCAGTGGAGCGGAGCTGTATGAGCAGGCCCTTCGCGAGGGCGTAAAGCTAAGTGAGCAGGTGGCGCTGGAggagcaaaagcaaaagcaagtGCACCAAAATTCATCCGGCCAAGGCCAGGGCCAGCGAACCAGTTCCAGTTCATCCACCACTGGCCGGTCGCCCCTGCTGCACGAGGAGGCCAAGTGCGCTGCCCTCCGCGACTTCGAGGAGACGCGTAACATGGCCGCCCATCACTCCCAGCTGAAGGCCGAGTGCTACCTGAAGGCCAAGCAGGCGGTACAGCGCGGCAATGGCAGCGTGGCGCTCTACTACTCGGAGATAGCCAAGCTGCACAAGCAAAAGATCGACGTCTTCAACCAGCGGGCGGCCAACTGCATCATGGAGGTGCATCGCCACACGCAGAACAATCCCGACCTGTTGGACCTGCATTACCTGCACACCGTAGAGGCGATTAGCTGTCTGGACCTCTTCCTCGACCGCCACATCACCGTGCTGCGCAACTCCACGCGGGTCTACAAGCATGTCTTCATCATCACTGGCCGAGGACTGCACAGTGCCAACGGAGTGTCCACTATCAAGAACCGGGTGAAGTCCAGATTGGGCGAGCGTCGTTTGCG GTGGCAAGAGGTCAATCCGGGCCTGTTGCGCGTCAAGGTGTTCTCGGCGTCGCGTCACTCGAAGAACTTCTGA
- the LOC128259664 gene encoding uncharacterized protein LOC128259664 gives MQANHIPVMYISSRRAIEISQTMETSEAIKTCAESEHLNGSFRLQCSVSSVDMESESDLSLAFEREEQSPDGSCDELPAFEIRSFSPHGRTPSPIDELNLSDIETPKQPLRHQLLADEEEPSRHNDPQFVALCEINAQISPPSDGDESKSLETIFEGVFLNTPPREKATSSGSSRFTPKRVRANLMELMAIGNRLHDGKENQSPSPLKDPT, from the coding sequence ATGCAGGCAAACCACATTCCTGTAATGTATATAAGCAGCAGGCGTGCTATAGAGATCAGTCAGACCATGGAGACCTCGGAAGCGATAAAAACGTGTGCGGAAAGCGAGCATCTCAACGGATCCTTCCGCCTGCAGTGCTCGGTGTCCTCCGTGGACATGGAGAGCGAGAGCGACCTGTCGCTGGCCTTCGAGCGCGAGGAGCAGTCGCCGGATGGCAGCTGCGACGAGCTGCCGGCATTCGAAATCCGCTCCTTCTCGCCACACGGACGAACCCCTTCACCCATCGACGAGCTCAACCTGTCCGACATCGAGACGCCTAAGCAGCCGCTGCGGCACCAGCTCCTGGCCGACGAGGAGGAGCCGTCCCGCCACAACGACCCCCAGTTCGTGGCCCTGTGCGAGATCAACGCCCAGATCAGCCCGCCCAGCGACGGCGACGAATCCAAGAGCCTGGAGACGATCTTCGAGGGCGTCTTCTTGAACACGCCACCGCGCGAGAAGGCCACAAGCTCCGGCAGCTCGCGCTTTACGCCCAAGCGCGTCCGGGCGAATCTCATGGAGCTGATGGCCATCGGCAACCGTCTGCACGACGGCAAGGAGAACCAGTCGCCATCGCCGCTCAAGGACCCCACCTAG